In Psychrobacter sp. JCM 18902, a single window of DNA contains:
- a CDS encoding YggS family pyridoxal phosphate-dependent enzyme — MKEIENNIDSQNLIASWQQVSKQMTQACEHAARQADSVTLLAVSKTKPADMIATLAQQGQQHFGENYLQEAIEKIDTLKRQPETKGIIWHYIGSIQRNKTRDIAEHFDWVQTVERDIIAQRLNDQRPAELPRLNVLIQLNIDNEESKSGCLPAQLPDLITAIKGYDGLQLRGLMIIPAKGGTDAFTRTKQLFDEIKETHAELDAWDTLSMGMSGDMTEAIASGSTMVRVGSAIFGARA; from the coding sequence ATGAAAGAAATAGAAAATAACATTGATAGCCAAAATCTTATTGCGAGCTGGCAGCAAGTGAGTAAGCAAATGACTCAAGCGTGTGAGCATGCGGCACGACAAGCAGATAGTGTGACGTTGCTGGCAGTTTCCAAGACCAAACCAGCTGATATGATTGCTACTTTGGCTCAGCAAGGACAGCAGCACTTTGGTGAAAATTATCTGCAAGAAGCCATCGAAAAAATCGATACGCTAAAACGACAGCCAGAAACTAAAGGCATTATTTGGCATTATATTGGTAGTATCCAGCGCAATAAGACCCGTGATATTGCTGAGCATTTCGATTGGGTACAAACGGTTGAGCGTGACATTATTGCTCAGCGTCTAAACGACCAGCGCCCAGCTGAGCTGCCACGACTAAATGTATTGATTCAGTTGAATATCGATAACGAAGAAAGCAAATCAGGCTGCCTGCCAGCACAGCTACCTGATTTGATAACTGCTATCAAGGGGTATGACGGGTTACAGCTGCGTGGTTTGATGATTATTCCTGCTAAGGGAGGTACGGACGCTTTTACCCGTACCAAGCAGTTATTTGATGAAATTAAAGAGACTCATGCAGAGCTAGATGCTTGGGATACACTGAGCATGGGCATGAGCGGTGATATGACAGAGGCAATAGCCAGTGGTTCGACAATGGTGCGCGTTGGTAGCGCCATATTTGGCGCACGAGCTTAA